One genomic region from Streptomyces sp. Li-HN-5-11 encodes:
- a CDS encoding MAB_1171c family putative transporter, which produces MKDILHPLGLAIASTGFLFLLRDLGRSRRDPALVALAFTYGFSAISYAVSLTWVWVRIDGVFGVTNISVPLAQGCVILVLALQSTVLAHWSMPPAEALRRSRILLATAAVVIAAMSVLFVLLTPATARPVDFSMYYAHDPFFQAYVLLYFGTYTAAEIYLARACWRYARTASTPSIAWGLRLITTGAVITLGYSTIRIAAVVGAETGFSVEGWNNFAWACGDIGATLTQVGYFLPLLTRRAGAVGDWATAHLRYRRLRHLWAALDQADPGITLRRPARQRDEILRGRSAHFPLLRRRVEIRQGQKLLRRYLDPATREEAEARRLAEGLTGAELAAAVTAEQIHHALIRHRANAPADPPAEFADAGLRLATTDDELLHLQRVAAYFTPPRYGDASLARTSSGART; this is translated from the coding sequence GTGAAAGACATACTTCATCCCCTGGGCCTGGCCATCGCGAGCACCGGGTTCCTCTTCCTGCTGCGCGATCTGGGCAGGAGCCGCCGCGATCCGGCGCTCGTCGCCCTGGCGTTCACCTACGGCTTCTCCGCGATCAGCTACGCCGTGTCCCTCACCTGGGTCTGGGTCCGCATCGACGGCGTCTTCGGCGTCACCAACATCTCCGTGCCGCTCGCGCAGGGCTGCGTCATCCTCGTCCTCGCGCTCCAGTCGACGGTCTTGGCGCACTGGTCGATGCCACCGGCCGAAGCCCTCCGGCGCAGCCGGATCCTGCTCGCCACGGCGGCCGTGGTCATCGCCGCCATGTCGGTGCTGTTCGTCCTCCTCACCCCGGCGACGGCACGGCCCGTGGACTTCTCGATGTACTACGCCCACGATCCCTTCTTCCAGGCGTACGTGCTGCTGTACTTCGGTACGTACACCGCCGCGGAGATCTACCTGGCCCGGGCCTGCTGGAGGTACGCCCGCACCGCGAGCACCCCGTCGATCGCCTGGGGCCTGCGTCTGATCACCACGGGCGCGGTCATCACCCTCGGCTACAGCACCATCCGTATCGCCGCGGTCGTCGGCGCCGAGACCGGCTTCAGCGTCGAGGGCTGGAACAACTTCGCCTGGGCCTGCGGCGACATCGGTGCCACCCTCACCCAGGTCGGCTACTTCCTGCCCCTGCTCACTCGCCGCGCCGGCGCCGTCGGCGACTGGGCCACCGCGCATCTTCGCTACCGGCGGCTGCGTCACCTGTGGGCCGCCCTCGACCAGGCGGACCCCGGCATCACGCTGCGCCGCCCGGCGCGCCAGCGCGACGAGATCCTGCGCGGCCGCAGCGCCCACTTCCCCCTGCTCCGCCGCAGGGTGGAGATCCGCCAGGGCCAGAAGCTGCTGCGCCGTTACCTCGATCCGGCCACCCGCGAGGAGGCGGAGGCCCGCCGCCTGGCCGAAGGCCTGACCGGAGCGGAACTCGCCGCCGCCGTCACCGCCGAACAGATCCACCACGCCCTGATCCGGCACCGCGCGAACGCCCCCGCCGACCCGCCGGCCGAGTTCGCCGACGCCGGTCTGCGCCTGGCCACCACGGACGACGAACTCCTCCATCTCCAGCGCGTCGCCGCCTACTTCACGCCACCCCGGTACGGCGACGCGTCCCTGGCCCGCACCTCGTCGGGAGCCCGTACGTGA
- a CDS encoding amidase family protein encodes MPLHLASARRQLAALRGGDIGSRDLLERYLQHIAETNPGLNAVVTLDADGARAAADRADRHLATGRSLGALHGLPMTVKDALETEGMRTTCGSPDLRDHVPDRDADVVALLRAAGAVVIGKTNVPTLCQDIQTSNPVFGTTRNPYADGRTAGGSSGGPAAAVAAGLSPLEVGSDLAGSLRLPAAYCGVHALRTSRGGSPIVPTRGHIPRPPGWLTSSDMITLGPIARSADDLDVLLQVIAAPSPADTPAWKLALPAPTRSGLDQYRIGIWADDPYCRVDAATRDLLAQVAVLVNKAGAAVDETTRPVAFADSDTLFQRLMYATSSATAPDEAFAGEVRAADGLADDDPGALYLKSRTMRHRDWARADEARHKLRARWAGYFTDHDVLITPAAPTAAAADQTSVPIPQRYITVDGAKRPYFDQTSWLNLAGPVGLPSLVMPAGRTDDGLPLSIQVIGPYLSDRTVLAVGTLLARLLPAAPRPAALTG; translated from the coding sequence ATGCCCCTTCACCTGGCTTCCGCCCGCCGGCAGCTCGCCGCGCTCCGCGGCGGCGACATCGGCAGCCGCGACCTGCTGGAGCGGTACCTCCAGCACATCGCCGAGACCAATCCGGGACTGAACGCCGTCGTCACTCTGGACGCCGACGGCGCCCGCGCTGCCGCCGACCGGGCGGACCGTCACCTCGCCACCGGCAGGTCCCTCGGCGCCCTCCACGGACTCCCCATGACGGTCAAGGACGCCCTGGAGACGGAGGGCATGCGCACCACGTGCGGCTCCCCCGACCTGCGCGACCACGTGCCCGACCGCGACGCCGACGTGGTGGCGCTGCTGCGCGCGGCGGGCGCGGTCGTCATCGGCAAGACCAACGTCCCAACCCTCTGCCAGGACATCCAGACGAGCAACCCCGTCTTCGGCACGACGAGGAACCCCTACGCGGACGGCCGCACCGCGGGGGGCTCCTCGGGCGGTCCGGCCGCCGCCGTCGCGGCCGGTCTGTCCCCACTCGAAGTGGGCTCCGACCTCGCCGGTTCCCTGCGCCTGCCGGCCGCCTACTGCGGCGTTCACGCGCTGCGCACCTCTCGTGGCGGCTCGCCGATCGTGCCCACCCGCGGGCACATCCCGCGGCCGCCGGGCTGGCTCACCAGCTCCGACATGATCACCCTCGGGCCCATCGCCCGCTCGGCCGACGACCTCGACGTCCTCCTCCAGGTGATCGCGGCGCCCTCCCCCGCCGACACGCCCGCCTGGAAACTGGCCCTGCCCGCGCCCACCAGGAGCGGGCTGGACCAGTACCGCATCGGCATCTGGGCCGACGACCCGTATTGCCGAGTCGACGCCGCCACCCGGGACCTGCTCGCGCAGGTCGCCGTGCTCGTGAACAAGGCGGGCGCGGCCGTCGACGAGACCACCCGGCCGGTCGCCTTCGCGGACAGCGACACGCTGTTCCAGCGGCTGATGTACGCCACCAGCTCCGCCACCGCCCCCGACGAGGCGTTCGCCGGGGAAGTGAGAGCCGCCGACGGCCTCGCCGACGACGATCCGGGCGCCCTCTACCTCAAGTCGCGCACCATGCGGCACCGGGACTGGGCCCGCGCCGACGAGGCACGTCACAAGCTCCGGGCCCGGTGGGCCGGCTACTTCACCGACCACGACGTCCTGATCACCCCCGCCGCCCCGACGGCGGCCGCTGCCGACCAGACGTCCGTGCCGATCCCCCAGCGGTACATCACCGTGGACGGCGCGAAGCGCCCCTACTTCGACCAGACGAGCTGGCTGAACCTCGCCGGTCCGGTCGGGCTGCCCTCCCTCGTCATGCCCGCGGGCCGGACCGACGACGGCCTGCCGCTGTCCATCCAGGTGATCGGCCCGTACCTGTCGGACCGGACCGTCCTCGCCGTCGGCACGCTCCTCGCCCGCCTCCTGCCCGCCGCGCCACGGCCCGCAGCGCTCACCGGCTGA
- a CDS encoding aldo/keto reductase encodes MKRRRLRDLEVSAIGLGCMGMSAFYGSTDEEEGIRTIRRALDLGIDFLDTAQLYGPLTNEMLVGRSISGHRDEYVIATKFNYRMDNAVPGDMSTVGRQDGSAEHVRSSVHGSLERLGTDYIDLYYQHRVDPDVPIEETVGALAELVAEGKVRHIGLSEAAPETIRRAHAVHPITAVQTEYSLWTREPEAGVLPTCRELGIGFVPYSPLGRGFLAGRFSSPDDLDEGDFRRGGPRFTGDNLEANLRLAAKVKEIAAEKDVTPAQLAIAWVLAQGEDLVPIPGTKRRTYLEQNAAAADVELTKEDLARIDAELPEPAGERYDEAGMRAVNR; translated from the coding sequence ATGAAACGGCGCAGGCTGCGAGACCTCGAGGTATCAGCCATCGGCCTCGGCTGCATGGGGATGTCCGCCTTCTACGGCTCCACCGACGAGGAGGAGGGCATCAGGACCATCCGCCGCGCCCTCGATCTGGGCATCGACTTCCTCGACACGGCGCAGCTCTACGGGCCGCTCACGAACGAGATGCTCGTGGGACGCTCGATCAGCGGGCACCGCGACGAGTACGTGATCGCCACGAAGTTCAACTACCGGATGGACAACGCCGTTCCCGGCGACATGAGCACGGTGGGGCGGCAGGACGGCTCCGCGGAACACGTGCGCAGCTCCGTCCACGGCTCGCTCGAGCGGCTCGGCACGGACTACATCGACCTCTACTACCAGCACCGCGTCGACCCCGACGTGCCGATCGAGGAGACGGTGGGCGCCCTCGCGGAGCTGGTCGCGGAGGGCAAGGTACGGCACATCGGGCTGAGCGAGGCGGCACCCGAGACCATACGCCGCGCGCACGCCGTCCACCCGATCACGGCGGTGCAGACCGAGTACTCGCTGTGGACGCGCGAACCGGAGGCGGGGGTCCTGCCCACGTGCCGGGAACTCGGGATCGGGTTCGTCCCGTACTCGCCGCTCGGCCGCGGCTTCCTCGCGGGCCGCTTCTCCTCGCCCGACGACCTCGACGAAGGGGACTTCCGCCGCGGGGGCCCGCGTTTCACCGGCGACAACCTGGAGGCGAACCTCAGGCTCGCGGCGAAGGTGAAGGAGATCGCCGCGGAGAAGGACGTGACACCGGCGCAGCTGGCGATCGCCTGGGTGCTGGCGCAGGGCGAGGACCTGGTGCCGATCCCGGGCACCAAGCGCCGAACCTATCTGGAGCAGAACGCCGCCGCGGCCGACGTCGAGCTGACCAAGGAGGATCTGGCACGCATCGACGCCGAACTCCCCGAGCCGGCCGGAGAGCGCTACGACGAGGCGGGCATGCGGGCCGTCAACCGATAG
- a CDS encoding SpoIIE family protein phosphatase, with the protein MTTERRPPQPPAEARPADQPGAALQAADDALSGVFGGSRVLFASLTGPAHVLEAANAAFFTAIGGQERSRTGLPVEELVPELAAQGLIELLDRVYRTGEGHVGRDTRVILGEGSQAREAYFDFIYEARRDGHGAVIGVRMIGVETTRVRHAQRLAAEHRVLLEQIARQAPLGEVLEGMCRAIEELSPDMLVSVLLASSDGEHLRHGAAPSLPDFYNRAIDGIAIGEGVGSCGTAAVRRENVVVADIATDPLWAGYRDLAGQAGLAACWSTPILSGDGRLLGTFAMYHRIPRAPQDADLALARVFADTAALAIERHQAEQAQQAAAAREKAARDDLAFLLAASTALAANLDEVQTLRRLATLCVPALAPLATVDVMDAGRIKRVATAGANVRDRTLLTARAPVHDTDNDAVARVLASGVTEVARRTPAPGPWRDLGVTGYLCAPLTDRGRPFGALTLLSTGDQPFDGHRVALAEELARRAASAARNARQYTQRVTLAHDLQTGLLLSDLPDIPGVQLAAHYHPAGEGLDIGGDFYDVFAAGGGSWAFMLGDVCGRGALAATATALVRHTARAVAPLLAGPEDVVRAVDKALNDRPDHHDTGFVTLVYGHLTHGADGLAVDLVRAGHTLPLLLDSRHTVHVLDTPGTLLGLGTEPELSVRRVVLRPHESLLLYTDGITECRGGGDEQYGDARLAHALASTPDKPTATDILGSVTADVRAFTGGGYAEDDQAVLVITAT; encoded by the coding sequence ATGACAACCGAGCGCCGGCCACCGCAGCCGCCCGCTGAGGCACGCCCCGCCGATCAGCCCGGGGCCGCGCTGCAAGCCGCCGATGACGCGCTTTCCGGGGTGTTCGGCGGTTCCCGGGTGCTGTTCGCCTCCCTGACCGGTCCCGCTCATGTCCTGGAAGCGGCCAATGCCGCCTTCTTCACCGCCATCGGCGGCCAGGAGCGGTCACGCACGGGGCTGCCCGTCGAGGAACTGGTTCCCGAACTCGCCGCGCAGGGTCTCATCGAGCTGCTCGACCGCGTGTACCGCACGGGTGAGGGCCACGTCGGGCGGGACACCCGCGTCATCCTGGGCGAGGGCTCTCAGGCCCGTGAGGCCTACTTCGACTTCATCTACGAGGCCCGCCGGGACGGCCACGGCGCCGTCATCGGCGTACGCATGATCGGTGTGGAGACCACCCGGGTCAGGCATGCCCAGCGGCTGGCCGCCGAGCACCGGGTGCTGCTGGAGCAGATAGCCCGGCAGGCACCGCTCGGCGAGGTGCTGGAGGGCATGTGCCGGGCGATCGAGGAACTGTCCCCCGACATGCTGGTGTCGGTGCTGCTGGCCTCTTCGGACGGCGAACACCTGCGCCACGGTGCGGCGCCCAGCCTGCCCGACTTCTACAACCGCGCCATCGACGGAATCGCCATCGGCGAGGGCGTCGGCTCGTGCGGCACCGCAGCCGTCCGGCGCGAGAACGTCGTCGTCGCCGACATAGCGACCGATCCGCTGTGGGCCGGCTACCGCGACCTGGCCGGGCAGGCCGGCCTCGCGGCGTGCTGGTCCACTCCGATCCTGTCCGGGGACGGCCGGCTGCTGGGCACCTTCGCGATGTACCACCGCATCCCGCGCGCTCCGCAGGACGCCGACCTCGCTCTCGCCCGGGTGTTCGCCGACACCGCCGCCCTCGCCATCGAGCGGCACCAGGCCGAACAGGCCCAGCAGGCCGCCGCCGCCCGGGAGAAGGCGGCCCGCGACGACCTGGCGTTCCTGCTGGCCGCCAGCACGGCCCTGGCAGCCAACCTGGACGAGGTGCAGACTCTGCGCCGCCTGGCCACCTTGTGCGTCCCCGCCCTGGCTCCCCTGGCCACCGTCGACGTCATGGACGCCGGCCGGATCAAGCGGGTGGCGACGGCGGGCGCGAACGTCCGCGACAGGACCCTGCTGACGGCCCGCGCACCGGTCCACGACACGGACAACGACGCCGTCGCCCGCGTACTGGCCTCGGGAGTGACGGAAGTGGCGCGGCGCACCCCGGCCCCGGGCCCCTGGCGCGACCTCGGGGTCACCGGCTACCTCTGTGCCCCGCTCACCGACAGGGGCCGGCCGTTCGGGGCGCTCACGCTGCTCTCCACCGGTGATCAGCCGTTCGACGGTCACCGGGTCGCGCTGGCGGAGGAACTGGCCCGCCGCGCCGCGTCGGCCGCCCGCAACGCCCGCCAGTACACCCAGCGCGTCACCCTGGCCCACGACCTGCAGACCGGTCTGCTGCTGTCCGACCTGCCCGACATCCCCGGTGTCCAGCTGGCCGCCCACTACCACCCGGCGGGCGAGGGGCTGGACATCGGAGGGGACTTCTACGACGTGTTCGCGGCCGGCGGCGGGTCCTGGGCGTTCATGCTCGGCGACGTGTGCGGACGCGGCGCGCTCGCCGCCACCGCCACCGCGCTCGTCCGGCACACCGCCCGCGCCGTCGCCCCGCTCCTGGCGGGCCCCGAAGATGTCGTCAGGGCCGTCGACAAGGCGCTGAACGACCGGCCAGACCACCATGACACGGGGTTCGTCACCCTGGTCTACGGTCACCTGACCCACGGGGCGGACGGCCTGGCCGTCGACCTCGTCCGCGCCGGCCACACCCTGCCGCTGCTCCTCGACAGCCGGCACACGGTCCACGTCCTCGACACCCCGGGCACCCTCCTGGGGCTCGGTACCGAACCGGAACTGTCCGTGCGGCGCGTCGTGCTGCGCCCGCACGAGAGCCTGCTGCTCTACACCGACGGCATCACCGAGTGCCGTGGCGGTGGCGACGAGCAGTACGGCGACGCACGCCTGGCCCATGCCCTCGCCTCCACACCGGACAAACCGACGGCCACGGACATCCTCGGCTCCGTCACCGCCGACGTACGGGCCTTCACCGGGGGCGGCTACGCCGAGGACGACCAGGCAGTCCTGGTCATCACCGCCACGTGA
- a CDS encoding RNA polymerase sigma factor, whose amino-acid sequence MSSNTDPAGAGAARSLLERVFREEAGRLTASLVRLLGDFDLAEEMVGEAVVEALRRWPSTGPPQRPGAWLLTCARHKAIDRIRREGRFQDKLAQIAALPASAEREPDDRLRLIFTCCHPALDPDAQVALTLRAVAGLTTAEIARAFLVPEATLAKRVTRAKQKIAAAQIPYRAPEADERTERLPQVMRVVYLVFNEGCFTTAGDLGVRRELVDDAEWLAALLAGALPQEPEPLGLLALIRLHTARWSARLDEGGRLVPLADQDRTRWDARRIRSATALIERAAAMGRPGPYQIEAAIAAVHCEAPSWRATDWPQLHQLYDMLLSVDPSPVVRLNRAVVVSHTDGPAAALAQVEALADRLGRYHLFHATRAALLRDLGRTEEAARADEQALRLTANPAERSLLTARLRAAGDAH is encoded by the coding sequence CTGTCGTCGAACACTGACCCGGCCGGCGCCGGGGCCGCCCGGTCGCTGCTCGAACGGGTCTTCCGCGAGGAGGCGGGCCGACTGACCGCCAGCCTGGTCCGCCTCCTCGGCGACTTCGACCTCGCCGAGGAGATGGTCGGCGAGGCGGTGGTCGAGGCTCTGCGACGATGGCCGAGCACCGGTCCGCCCCAGCGGCCCGGGGCCTGGCTGCTGACCTGTGCCCGGCACAAGGCCATCGACCGCATCCGCCGCGAGGGCCGCTTCCAGGACAAGCTGGCGCAGATCGCCGCCCTGCCCGCCTCGGCCGAGCGCGAACCCGACGACCGCCTGCGGCTCATCTTCACCTGCTGCCACCCCGCCCTCGACCCCGACGCGCAGGTCGCGCTGACCCTTCGTGCCGTGGCCGGGCTGACCACGGCCGAGATAGCCCGGGCGTTCCTGGTGCCCGAGGCCACCCTCGCCAAGCGCGTCACCCGCGCCAAACAGAAGATCGCGGCTGCCCAAATCCCCTACCGGGCTCCCGAGGCCGACGAGCGAACGGAGCGGCTGCCCCAGGTCATGCGGGTGGTCTACCTCGTCTTCAACGAGGGCTGCTTCACCACGGCCGGAGACCTCGGAGTCCGCCGTGAACTGGTCGACGACGCCGAGTGGCTGGCCGCCCTGCTGGCAGGCGCCCTGCCCCAGGAACCCGAACCCCTCGGCCTGCTCGCTCTCATCCGCCTGCACACGGCCCGCTGGTCCGCGCGCCTGGACGAGGGCGGCCGGCTCGTGCCGCTCGCCGACCAGGACCGCACCCGGTGGGACGCCCGGCGCATCCGCAGCGCCACCGCCCTGATCGAGCGGGCCGCCGCGATGGGCCGCCCCGGCCCGTACCAGATCGAGGCCGCCATCGCCGCGGTCCACTGCGAGGCACCCAGTTGGAGGGCGACCGACTGGCCGCAGCTCCACCAGCTCTACGACATGCTGCTGAGCGTCGACCCCTCACCGGTCGTCCGCCTCAACCGAGCCGTCGTGGTCAGCCACACGGACGGGCCGGCCGCCGCCCTCGCCCAGGTGGAAGCCCTTGCCGACCGGCTCGGCCGCTACCACCTCTTCCACGCCACCCGGGCCGCACTCCTGCGCGACCTGGGCCGCACCGAGGAGGCCGCCCGGGCGGACGAACAGGCCCTCCGGCTCACCGCGAACCCGGCCGAACGCTCCCTGCTGACCGCCCGCCTGCGCGCCGCCGGCGACGCACACTGA
- a CDS encoding YciI family protein, which produces MKYVLLLTRGAWQEEGSDQERAEVFGRIGEWFAKHRADGTIVEAQQLREPHTATTVVVERGHSTMIDRPLLEAKEAIGGYAVVEVPDLDAALRLAAGFPVPDGKVEVRPVVEH; this is translated from the coding sequence ATGAAGTACGTGCTGCTGCTGACCCGTGGCGCCTGGCAGGAGGAGGGCTCCGACCAGGAGCGCGCCGAGGTGTTCGGCCGCATCGGGGAGTGGTTCGCCAAGCACCGCGCCGACGGGACGATCGTCGAGGCCCAGCAGCTCCGGGAGCCGCACACCGCCACGACCGTCGTGGTGGAGCGGGGCCACTCCACGATGATCGACCGCCCGCTGCTGGAGGCCAAGGAGGCGATCGGCGGCTACGCCGTCGTCGAGGTGCCCGACCTGGACGCCGCCCTGCGACTGGCCGCCGGCTTCCCGGTGCCCGACGGCAAGGTGGAGGTGCGCCCTGTCGTCGAACACTGA
- a CDS encoding DUF5947 family protein: MTTGALARVIRGATEGRTGTEEQCELCAAPLQDDHRHLLETGGDELLCACRPCSLLFVTGAASEGRYRLVPQRRMKLPPVDTTTLGVPVGLVFFVPRADGRVTAQGPSPAGAMRWEVDAAAWRNLAAQHPELASLEPEVEALLINTAHGLDHHWIVPVDDCFRMVAVVRREWRGLSGGGRVWPAVQDFFAGLTERH; the protein is encoded by the coding sequence ATGACCACCGGGGCGCTGGCCCGGGTGATCCGCGGTGCCACCGAGGGGCGGACGGGAACCGAGGAGCAGTGCGAGCTGTGCGCCGCACCGCTGCAGGACGACCATCGGCACCTGCTCGAGACCGGCGGCGACGAGCTACTGTGTGCGTGTCGGCCCTGCTCTCTGCTCTTCGTCACGGGTGCGGCGAGTGAGGGGCGCTACCGGCTGGTGCCGCAACGGCGGATGAAGCTGCCCCCGGTGGACACCACGACGCTGGGCGTGCCGGTTGGTCTGGTCTTCTTCGTGCCGCGCGCCGACGGCAGGGTCACCGCGCAGGGGCCGAGTCCGGCGGGTGCCATGCGGTGGGAGGTGGACGCGGCGGCCTGGCGGAACCTGGCCGCCCAGCACCCGGAACTCGCCTCCTTGGAACCGGAAGTGGAGGCACTTCTGATCAACACGGCGCACGGCCTCGACCACCACTGGATCGTGCCCGTCGACGACTGCTTCCGGATGGTCGCCGTCGTCCGCCGGGAATGGCGTGGCCTGTCCGGTGGCGGCAGGGTGTGGCCCGCCGTGCAGGACTTCTTCGCGGGACTGACGGAACGACACTGA